From a region of the Helianthus annuus cultivar XRQ/B chromosome 5, HanXRQr2.0-SUNRISE, whole genome shotgun sequence genome:
- the LOC118492414 gene encoding fasciclin-like arabinogalactan protein 1 — protein MHLRTTAALTAAFISTTLFLLLLPIPTVNAHNITRILANFPEFSTFNHYLTITHLADEINNRQTITVCAVNNAGMSDLLHKHLSLSTIKNVLSLHVLLDYFGAKKLHQITNRTTLTATMFQATGTATGSSGLVNITDLKGGKVGLSTDDSVVTESSVFVKSVREIPYSISVIQISRMLPSAEAEAPTPEPADVNITSLMSAHGCKDFAEALLASKAMSSFADNINGGLSVFCVIDNAFRQFLLSPRYKNLTVGEKQSLLEYHGVPVYQSKAMLRSNNGATNTLATDGASKYDFIVQNDGQDVTVKTGVVTAKIVGTLIDQQPLVIFTIDKVLLPKELFKGAGSPAPAPAPEAHAPKADSPKASKNKSKNKEKHVDTPAPASSEAPADSPDDYSEDLEADSDGAVEIKGFRFAALVCMFNYLVV, from the coding sequence ATGCACCTCCGTACCACGGCGGCGCTTACGGCAGCCTTCATCTCCACAACactcttcctcctcctcctccctaTACCAACTGTTAATGCGCACAACATCACCCGCATTCTCGCCAACTTCCCTGAGTTCTCAACTTTCAACCACTACCTCACCATCACACACCTCGCCGACGAAATCAACAACCGCCAAACCATCACCGTGTGCGCCGTAAACAACGCCGGAATGTCAGATCTATTACACAAACACCTCTCTCTATCCACAATAAAAAACGTTCTATCACTTCACGTTCTGCTAGACTACTTTGGCGCCAAAAAACTCCACCAGATCACCAACCGAACTACATTAACCGCCACCATGTTCCAAGCCACTGGCACCGCCACCGGCAGTTCAGGACTCGTCAACATTACCGATCTAAAAGGCGGTAAAGTCGGTTTAAGCACCGATGATTCCGTCGTAACAGAATCTTCGGTTTTCGTTAAATCGGTACGTGAAATACCGTACAGCATTTCTGTTATACAGATAAGTAGAatgttaccatcagctgaagcTGAAGCTCCTACTCCAGAACCTGCTGACGTAAATATTACGTCGCTGATGTCAGCGCATGGATGTAAGGATTTTGCTGAAGCATTGCTTGCTTCTAAAGCAATGAGTAGTTTTGCGGATAATATTAATGGTGGTTTGAGTGTTTTCTGCGTTATAGATAATGCATTCAGACAGTTTTTACTTTCACCGAGGTATAAAAATTTAACCGTCGGTGAAAAGCAATCACTGCTTGAGTACCATGGAGTGCCGGTTTATCAATCGAAGGCGATGCTGAGGTCGAACAATGGCGCGACGAACACGCTAGCAACAGATGGTGCTAGTAAGTATGATTTTATTGTGCAGAATGACGGACAAGATGTAACGGTTAAGACGGGTGTTGTCACTGCGAAGATCGTGGGAACGTTGATTGATCAACAGCCGTTGGTTATTTTTACTATTGATAAGGTATTGTTGCCCAAGGAGCTTTTTAAAGGAGCTGGTTCTCCGGCGCCTGCACCGGCGCCGGAGGCTCATGCTCCTAAGGCGGATTCGCCCAAGGCTTCGAAGAATAAGAGTAAGAATAAGGAGAAGCATGTGGATACGCCGGCGCCGGCTTCTTCTGAGGCGCCGGCTGATTCTCCGGATGATTATTCGGAGGATCTGGAAGCGGATAGTGATGGTGCTGTGGAGATTAAGGGGTTTAGATTTGCTGCTTTGGTTTGCATGTTTAATTATTTAGTAGTGTAA
- the LOC118492415 gene encoding diphthamide biosynthesis protein 3-like, producing the protein MSYDDVEIEDMEWNEELKAYTYPCPCGDLFQITKDELKIGEEIARCPSCSLYITVIYNMEDFIDQKSKTKVQPAKQQPVAVA; encoded by the coding sequence ATGTCGTACGACGACGTGGAGATCGAAGACATGGAGTGGAACGAGGAGCTGAAGGCGTACACATACCCCTGCCCTTGTGGAGACCTGTTTCAGATCACAAAAGATGAGCTGAAGATCGGTGAAGAGATCGCTCGGTGCCCTAGCTGCTCTCTATACATCACCGTTATATACAATATGGAAGATTTTATTGATCAGAAATCGAAGACGAAAGTCCAACCGGCTAAGCAACAGCCTGTAGCGGTTGCTTGA